The Halorhabdus sp. BNX81 genome includes a region encoding these proteins:
- a CDS encoding deoxyribonuclease IV — protein MQIGAHTSIAGGVSNAVEEQLEYDGNCGQIFSHSPQVWQEPSIEDSEAEAFRDRSIEADVGPWVIHASYLVNLCTPKDDLREKSIASLQEEVDAAATLDIEYVNVHLGAHTGAGVEQGLANAASALDELDVPEDVTVLVESDAGSGTKLGDDFEHLATVLEASEQDLGICLDTAHLFAAGYDLSTPEAVEETVAEFDEEVGLDTLECLHLNDSKHACGTNKDEHAHLGEGEIGEAGIAAVVNHDALRELPFVLETPTEDGRGFAWNVERARELREA, from the coding sequence ATGCAAATCGGCGCTCACACTTCTATCGCTGGCGGCGTTTCCAACGCCGTCGAGGAACAGCTCGAATACGACGGCAACTGCGGCCAGATCTTCTCACACTCACCGCAGGTCTGGCAGGAGCCGTCGATCGAAGACAGCGAGGCCGAGGCATTTCGGGATCGATCGATCGAAGCCGACGTCGGACCGTGGGTGATCCACGCGTCCTATCTGGTCAACCTCTGTACGCCCAAAGACGACCTCCGGGAGAAGTCGATCGCGAGTCTCCAAGAGGAGGTCGACGCCGCGGCGACACTCGACATCGAGTACGTCAACGTCCATCTTGGTGCCCACACGGGCGCGGGCGTCGAGCAGGGACTGGCGAACGCCGCCAGCGCACTCGACGAACTCGACGTTCCCGAGGATGTGACTGTCCTCGTCGAATCGGACGCCGGCAGCGGGACGAAGCTTGGCGACGACTTCGAGCACCTCGCGACGGTCCTGGAGGCGAGCGAGCAGGACCTCGGCATCTGTCTCGACACGGCCCATCTCTTCGCCGCCGGGTACGATCTCTCGACACCCGAGGCCGTCGAGGAGACCGTCGCCGAATTCGACGAGGAGGTGGGTCTTGACACGCTCGAATGTCTCCACCTCAACGACTCCAAGCACGCCTGCGGGACGAACAAGGACGAACACGCCCACCTCGGCGAGGGTGAGATCGGCGAGGCGGGCATCGCAGCCGTCGTCAACCACGACGCGTTGCGGGAGTTGCCGTTCGTCCTGGAGACGCCGACCGAGGACGGCCGGGGCTTCGCCTGGAACGTCGAGCGTGCCCGCGAGCTTCGCGAGGCCTGA
- a CDS encoding serine/threonine-protein kinase RIO2, whose translation MVSNVAPVIAELEPEDFHLLSGIEQGMRFSEWVSREKIPEFARMTVEDVDYRLDRCEDQGLIERKTIQYQGFSLTFEGYDALALHTFAERESIQGVGSSLGVGKESDVYEVQSYKPLALKYHREGYTNFREVMREREYTADREHVSWLYTARKAAEREYTALEELYPGVSVPRPVDHNRHAIVMERMDGVELSRTKLEDEQVRPVLDLILDEVQNAYEAGYVHADMSEYNIFVGESGVTVFDWPQAVPTEHENARELLERDVTNILGYFTRKYPHAIEDVEDTTVAAAIAEGRFDSIDSDET comes from the coding sequence ATGGTCTCGAACGTCGCCCCGGTGATAGCCGAGCTCGAGCCGGAGGACTTTCATCTTCTCTCGGGGATCGAGCAGGGAATGCGGTTCTCGGAGTGGGTTTCCCGAGAAAAGATACCCGAATTCGCGAGAATGACCGTCGAGGACGTCGATTACCGACTCGACCGGTGTGAGGACCAGGGGTTAATCGAGCGCAAGACGATCCAGTACCAGGGATTTTCACTGACGTTCGAGGGCTATGACGCACTGGCACTCCACACCTTTGCCGAGCGCGAGTCGATCCAGGGGGTTGGTTCGAGCCTCGGCGTCGGCAAGGAGAGTGACGTCTACGAAGTCCAATCCTACAAGCCCCTGGCACTGAAGTATCACCGTGAGGGCTATACGAACTTCCGGGAAGTGATGCGCGAACGCGAGTACACCGCCGATCGCGAGCACGTCTCCTGGCTGTACACCGCCCGGAAGGCCGCCGAGCGCGAGTATACCGCGCTCGAAGAGCTATACCCCGGGGTGAGCGTGCCGAGACCGGTCGATCACAACCGTCACGCGATCGTGATGGAGCGCATGGACGGCGTCGAACTCTCACGGACGAAACTCGAAGACGAACAGGTACGCCCGGTCCTGGATCTGATTCTCGACGAAGTCCAGAACGCCTACGAGGCGGGGTACGTCCACGCCGACATGAGTGAATACAATATTTTCGTCGGGGAGAGCGGCGTCACCGTCTTCGATTGGCCACAGGCCGTCCCGACAGAGCACGAAAACGCCCGCGAGCTGCTCGAACGCGACGTCACGAATATTCTTGGGTACTTCACCCGGAAATACCCCCACGCGATCGAGGACGTGGAGGACACGACAGTCGCCGCTGCCATCGCCGAAGGGCGCTTCGACTCGATCGATTCGGACGAAACCTGA
- a CDS encoding ATP-binding protein, with protein MVEFVNRDRELDRLQDLYESDSAALAVMYGRRRMGKTTLALESIRDRDDAVYYQATRGTAEQQRSAFVSDAAEAYSGITRIRDEWEPLFEYLAEQDAVVILDEFPYLVEQTEALPSILQRVWDHTATETAATFVLTGSAIGMMYEYALEGTAPLYGRVAKTPNGEIEVSPLHFAAAMEFFPEYPPAEQVMTYGIFGGTPEYLRAVNNDESLEENVTRTLLGRDGGLHEEPENVLQRELAEVDRYFAVLKSMAEGNRVQNEIAQAAGITDSSVGYYLDRLSELRVINRDYPVTVDPSRSRKGRYTISDPLFRFWFRFVYGRTARYEVYGDDAYADLIDPALPDFVSRTFEQLCQRAVLYAYGDEYRFVEEPGNWWDGSGHEIDVVAPTNSQTLLLGEAKFRQSEVGYEVLSQLRDEAQLVDWTPDDGGEREYEFALFSRSGFSQSVEEAATKLDNLRLFTVEEVVRLVTA; from the coding sequence ATGGTCGAATTTGTGAACCGGGACCGTGAATTAGACCGCCTTCAAGACCTCTACGAGTCTGATTCTGCGGCATTGGCTGTAATGTATGGCCGGCGGCGCATGGGGAAGACGACACTCGCGCTTGAGTCGATCCGAGACCGCGACGACGCTGTCTATTACCAAGCAACGCGGGGGACAGCCGAACAGCAACGGTCCGCCTTCGTCAGTGATGCCGCTGAAGCGTACTCCGGTATCACACGGATTCGAGACGAGTGGGAGCCGCTCTTCGAATATCTCGCTGAACAGGACGCAGTCGTGATTCTTGACGAATTCCCGTACCTCGTCGAGCAGACTGAAGCATTGCCGTCAATCCTCCAGCGCGTCTGGGATCACACCGCTACGGAGACAGCGGCCACCTTCGTGCTGACCGGCTCGGCCATCGGGATGATGTACGAGTACGCACTCGAGGGAACCGCACCACTGTACGGACGCGTTGCCAAAACTCCGAACGGAGAAATCGAAGTTAGCCCACTCCACTTCGCCGCAGCAATGGAATTCTTCCCCGAGTACCCGCCTGCCGAGCAGGTGATGACGTACGGGATCTTCGGCGGGACACCAGAATATCTCCGCGCAGTCAATAACGACGAATCACTAGAAGAGAACGTTACGCGAACACTCCTGGGCCGCGATGGCGGACTCCACGAAGAACCTGAAAACGTGCTTCAGCGAGAACTCGCTGAGGTTGACCGGTATTTTGCAGTCCTGAAGTCGATGGCTGAGGGGAACCGTGTCCAAAACGAGATTGCACAGGCCGCTGGCATCACTGATAGTAGCGTGGGGTACTATCTCGACCGGCTGAGCGAACTCCGGGTCATCAATCGGGACTATCCGGTGACGGTTGATCCCTCTCGCAGTCGGAAAGGCCGATACACGATCTCGGATCCCCTGTTCAGATTCTGGTTTCGGTTTGTCTACGGACGAACTGCTCGATACGAAGTCTACGGGGACGATGCGTATGCGGATCTGATTGACCCAGCATTGCCAGACTTCGTGAGCCGGACGTTCGAACAGTTGTGCCAGCGTGCTGTCCTGTATGCATACGGCGATGAGTACCGATTTGTGGAGGAGCCGGGGAATTGGTGGGATGGGAGTGGGCACGAGATTGATGTTGTTGCGCCGACGAACAGTCAGACGCTCTTGCTGGGCGAAGCCAAGTTCCGACAGTCCGAAGTTGGATATGAGGTGTTGAGTCAGCTTCGAGATGAGGCGCAGCTGGTTGACTGGACTCCCGACGACGGTGGGGAGCGTGAATATGAGTTTGCTCTGTTCAGCCGATCCGGGTTTAGTCAGTCCGTTGAAGAAGCAGCGACAAAACTAGATAACCTCCGGCTGTTCACTGTTGAGGAGGTCGTACGGTTGGTGACTGCATGA